The stretch of DNA TCTATACCATCCCTCCCGAATTACTGGAAGATGAAGCAGCAGACAACCATTTCGCCAATTCCCTGGCCAATTATTGGCTCTACTTCGTATGTGCGGCGATTTTACTGGTAATCATCGTGATTATCATCATTCTGGAACGCAAGCGGAGAAAGTCCAAAGATTTCCTTTCTGGGATTGAAGAGAGCCAAAACACCATGGACACAAACACATTGCTCAAGATGGTAAATCGCTTGTTGGCCGATGGTTGGACCAATAAGGAGATTGCCCGCGAATTGAAAATCAACATCAGAGAAGTGGAACTGGCTATTCACAGATTACACTATGTGGGTGGTTTTGAGGAAGATGAAAACCAAAAAAAATAAGACCAGTATCTTGCTGATAGCATTATGTTTGTTGGCAGGAAGCTCGCAGTTATGGGGCAGATCTACCTTCAGATCTGCCTTCATACCGCAGCTTCACAGCTCTTACCGGGCGGGCTTCCTAACCGAAAATCCAAGCTACTTTAGCGAAGAATTGCAGCCTGAAAACGATGGCCTTTCCCATCCGTTTAGATCTCTACACGGTGTCCAAGATGCCTTGTACGAGGTCTTTAGTTCACACTCCCGGGACCACGACTTGTTTAGTTACAGACACCCACTATTGAAAGCCGACCTGAATGTCTATGCAGGATACGAAGCGGACTTCCCCGAGAATGGCGACTACGATTTCTGGTATAAAGGCTGGAGACTGACCGCAGAAGCCGGACAAAACGTATTTCTACGTACGGATTGGTACAATGGCGCCTATCACGGCGATCTGAACTTAGCTGAGACCGATGAACTGATCGACGGCTATTACAAACGCTTCACCTCGCATATCCAGCTAGATAACATCAGCGGTGAGCTGGCTTACCGTACGGACAAACTAAACCTTGCCCTCGGCAGAGGCAGATTTCAGATCGGCAACAGCATCAGCGGCAGCATCATCTTGAACGACAAAGTGAACGACTATGCCTATCTCTTGGCTGAAGCGCATCTGGGCGACTTTCGCTTGAGCATGATGCATGGTAGTTTGGTTGCAGACAGCGTTTATGCCTCCGCTTCGAACAGTTCCGTAAACGCACTAAACTATCCCGACAAATATGTCGCACTCCATCAATTGAGCTATTTCCCCCTTCACTCGCTGGAACTCTTTGTGGGAGAAAGCGTTGTTTACGGTAACCGCGCTATAGATTTGAACTATATTCTGCCCAACAGCTTTTGGCGCGCCACAGAACACAATCAGCACGATCGGGACAACGTAATGATCTACTGCGGAGGGAATTACGCACCCGTGGACGGTACCCTGATCTATGCCCAATTTGCTCTGGATGAATTCAGCTATAGCAAGTTTTTCACAAACTGGTGGGGCAATAAATACGCTCTGCAGACAGGCATCAGCCAAGCCATCCCCACCGGCAGAATCAGCCTGGAAGCCAGTGCCGTCCGCCCCTACACTTATGCCCATTATATGAATCACACTATGTATTCCCACGACGGACGTCCTTTGGGCTATCCTCAAGGCTCCAATCTGGTTGATGTTAGTCTGGAGGCAAATCTGGGACTACTTCCATACTGCTTGCTGGACAGCCGTCTTTCCTGGCGTAAACGAGGCTCTGACGGAGCCTCCTGGCAAGATAACTACCACGATATCTTTACCGGGCAGATTGACGATGCCCAAGCCACCTGGTTTATGGGAGATCAAAGCAATGAATACCAACTCTGCAGCAGTCTCACAATCCCCATTTTGGCTCATAATCGTCTCTTGATCGGTCATGACAGCCTGCACCGGGACAAGTGGGAACACAAGCTTTTCGCAGCGTGGCAATTCATTTATTAACAAGGATGTACAATGAGATCATATGACCGCATGGAGTGGCCGAGACGCTATAACTTGAAGGGAAGCATACTATTGGTGGTGGTGATCGTCATTGTGCTGAGTTTTCTGCTACATCAGCGCAGTAATCAAACCATGACTGATAAAGTAGAGATCTCCGAGATCAGTTTCGATGACTGGGGTACACAGTTTATTGAGATTGGCTATACCATAGAAAACAAGACAGATAAGCCTCTTGAGCTATATCTTTTAGCCAAGGTCTGGGATAAGGATGAAATCGAGCTGGCGAGCGCTTTATTCATGGTGGAGATTCCAGCGCGAAGCCGCCAAACCCGCAGCAAACTCTTTGATAGCCTCAGCCGCAGTTTAGCAGAAGGAGAGCAGCCATATCGGGCAGGAATCATACCCTACCCCAAACGCAAGATGTAGGGGCAGAGACATCCCGCCGGCAGAGCCCCTATTTCTGCTGCTCATAACACTGTCTCATAGACCAATAATAATGTGTTTCCACTTGTCGAAAACAGAGTATTAGGAGAAGAACTCCTGCAGCTTTTCGTCCGGTCTGATCTCCACAAAGCGCTGTTTCCCCTCAAAGCCGAAGTGTAGCCGAAGATTCTGATACGGCAGGAAGTTTTCGGCAACTTCCGGCCACTCAATCAGCGTAATACCGTCTTCAATCATGTCCAACAATCCCAAATCCAGCAATTCTTCCTCGCGTCTCAATCTGTATAGATCCAGATGGTATAGAGGGTAACGACCAAAATGATATACCTTGAAGATCACAAAAGAGGGGCTGTCGATCTCGTCCGGTACTCCCAGAAATGCCCCCAGTGCTTTCACAAAGAAGGTCTTTCCGCTGCCCAACTCTCCGGAGAGGGTCACAATAGAGCCGGGGCCCAATAAGGGCACGATGAAGTGAGCAAGATCAATGGTATCCTGCTCGCTGTTCAAATCTATTCTTTTATGCATTATTTCTCCCACCTAATATTAGAAAAGAGCCCCAAAAGACGCACCCGCATCGCGGAAATTTGCTACTCTTGGGACTCCACATTCTGCTTATTAGTCAGTCCTAATGATAGAATAAAGCAGCTTGCATTTTTGGCAAGCACTTTGATCTCCGAAAAGTGGGCAGAATCCCTGATATACATGGTCAACAAGCATTTGTCCCTCTGGATTTCGTGTAGTACTGAAGCAGATATTGTCCCGTTATCATCGAGTGACGACTGCTTAATAATAGCATGATATCTGGATCGGCACAGCGCAAACAATACTAAAGCAGAAGAAAAGCCGATGCGAACACCGGCTTTGATTTTTGTACTGGTAAATTGTTTATCTTTGAGACCGCAACTCTCTGGCTATTTGTATATAATCGGAAGCCGACATATCTTTTTCCTTATAACCGTCCTGATTGCTGGCCACAGACATGCAGCTGATCTCGCAGTGACTCTCTGTGTAGAAATTCAACTGCATCAGTGAAAGCGAATAATACCCTTGAGGTCCCACTTCTTCCACGGCATTGGCGGGGATCGTCAGGCTTCTGTCGCTGGGAGAAAGCAAGAGAAAATAGCCTTCATCCTCTTCTTCATCTCCCTTGGCATATTCATAGATTTCTGAATAAGCTTGAAAATATTGGGAGTTGTTGTTACCTTCCATGGTCCAGTTCAGTGTAGTGGCTTGAGTGGGTATATAAGGATCTGGAAATTCGATATTTGCTTTATACGGGGTTTTGATGGTACTGGAGCAGATAACTTCTTCTCCCTGTAGGAATTCTATGTCATACTCGGTACCATGGCTTAACGGTACATAGGTTTGGTACAAACCATACCCGCCGAACATATCATGTATTACGCCGTCAATCTTGATCTTGTAATCAT from Candidatus Cloacimonadota bacterium encodes:
- the tsaE gene encoding tRNA (adenosine(37)-N6)-threonylcarbamoyltransferase complex ATPase subunit type 1 TsaE, with amino-acid sequence MHKRIDLNSEQDTIDLAHFIVPLLGPGSIVTLSGELGSGKTFFVKALGAFLGVPDEIDSPSFVIFKVYHFGRYPLYHLDLYRLRREEELLDLGLLDMIEDGITLIEWPEVAENFLPYQNLRLHFGFEGKQRFVEIRPDEKLQEFFS